In the Drosophila takahashii strain IR98-3 E-12201 chromosome 3R, DtakHiC1v2, whole genome shotgun sequence genome, one interval contains:
- the LOC108064457 gene encoding uncharacterized protein: MCVRSSLCSVILIYFLALLGSVAMILAQEEGNTTQSSSAVSVDKECGSTQKMVDECFKDLPPHLMEFLQNTKIVISKKEIAAKCNIFNRGMRCFDTYSKRCLDDRKLGTFKNNVEGARRFFYKFCGDADFQRDYLRHKDCFAYIQLDWVTCTADFEGILSEEVHDERRNASEKFLEFCCARYAYENCIYNSARYKCYKNSAEFARETAKMLSDEKHFRNCAVLQNICAPNGAGGGLGLGMDRWHWMGFRLAMTLLLMLLVVRIWP; encoded by the exons ATGTGCGTGAGAAGCTCACTGTGCAGtgtgattttaatttactttctcGCCTTGCTCGGTTCGGTCGCTATGATCCTGGCCCAGGAAGAAGGGAATACCACACAATCATCATCGGCGGTGTCGGTGGACAAGGAGTGCGGCAGTACGCAAAAAATGGTGGACGAGTGCTTTAAGGATCTGCCGCCGCATTTAATGGAATTCCTGCAGAACACGAAAATCGTCATCAGCAAAAAGGAGATCGCCGCCAAGTGCAA CATATTCAACCGCGGCATGAGGTGCTTCGATACTTACTCGAAGCGTTGCCTGGACGATCGAAAGCTGGGCACGTTCAAGAATAATGTGGAGGGAGCTCGTCGATTTTTCTACAAATTCTGTGGCGACGCCGACTTTCAGCGGG ACTACCTGCGGCACAAGGACTGCTTTGCATACATCCAACTGGATTGGGTCACCTGCACGGCCGACTTCGAGGGCATCCTCAGCGAAGAGGTGCACGACGAGAGGCGCAACGCCAGCGAAAAGTTCCTTGAATTCTGCTG TGCCCGCTATGCGTACGAGAACTGCATCTACAATAGTGCCCGCTACAAGTGCTACAAGAACTCGGCGGAGTTTGCCCGCGAGACGGCCAAAATGCTGTCGGACGAGAAGCACTTCAGGAACTGCGCCGTCCTCCAGAACATCTGCGCCCCGAACGGTGCCGGAGGGGGACTGGGACTGGGGATGGACAGATGGCATTGGATGGGGTTCCGGCTGGCGATGACGCTGCTCCtgatgctgctggtggtgcggATCTGGCCGTAA